The DNA segment GCCGTCCGCGACGACAAGTTGCGACACTTTCCGCGCGCGGTGGCACAGTCGGGCGACAGATCGGTTTCATAAGGGCCTCATCGACGGACATCTGCTCCGTCCACACGAAGGACTCTGAAGCCATGAAACGCCTCCTCATCGCCGCTGCGCTCAGCGCAACCACCCTCGCCGGCGTGGCCGTCGCGCAGAACCCTGCGCCGTCGGCCGCAATGGCCAAGCGCGGACCGGCGGCGGCCGACACCAATGGTGACGGCATCGTCACCCGCACCGAAGCCTCTGCCGCTGCCGACGCGCTGTTCGCCCGCTTCGACGCCAATCGGGACGGCAAGATCTCGGCAGACGAACGCCGCGGTCGACGCGGGGCCGATGCACCCGACATGACGCAGCAGCAGTTTCGTGAGCGCGCCATGAAGCGCTTCGACCTGGCGGATGCGAACAAGGACGGCCGCATCGATCAGGCGGAGCGCCAGAACATGCGGGGCAAGCGCGGGGATCACCGCCGTGGTGGCATAATGCACCATGGTGGTGGCAAGGGCGGCATGGGCATGATGATGCGCGCGGACGCGAACCGCGACGGCATCCTGACCAAGGCCGAAGCAACCGCTGCTGCCGCTGCAATGTTCGATCGGGCTGACACCAACAAGGATGGTCGGATCGACCAGGCTGAGCAGGAAGCTGCACGCGCCCAGATGAAGAACCGGATGGGCGCACGGCCGAACCCCGCTGCCGTGAAGTAAGGCAGAACAGCCATCCCTCGCACTGGGCGTGCCCCGCCCGGTGCTTTTCGCGGAAGAGTGACATGCTAGACGGCGATCCCATGGTCGATACGCCTCACCTGCTGCTCGTCGATGACGAGCGTTCAATCCGCGAGCCGCTCGCGCAATATCTCACCAAGCAAGGCTTTCGCGTTACGCAGGTCGGCGACGCGGAGGCCGCGCGCACGCGGCTGGGCGCTTATGCGATCGACCTCGTGGTGCTCGACATCATGATGCCGGGGGAGGACGGCCTGAGCCTCTGCCGCTACATCCGGGCGACCAGCGACACGCCCGTCATCCTTCTGACGGCCCGGACGGAGGAAACCGACCGGATCGTCGGGCTCGAAATGGGCGCCGACGATTACATGGTGAAGCCCTTCTCACCGCGGGAGTTAGCCGCCCGGATCAAGGTGGTGCTGCGCCGCCTGCAAGCCGGTGGCACGCGCCAGCACGCGCCCGACGCCGAAGCCTATGCCTTCGCCGGCTGGATCCTGAAAACGGGCGAGCGCACGCTAGTGGATCAGGAGGGCGTCGCCGTTCCGCTCTCCACCGGCGAGTTCAACCTCCTTCATGCGCTCGTCACCCGCCCGCGCCAGGTGCTCACGCGCGACCAGTTGCTGGATCTGACGCAGGGGCGAGAAGCGGCGGCGTTCGATCGCGCCATCGACAATCAGGTAAGCCGCCTGCGCAAGAAGATCGAAACCGACGTCAAGAACCCGCAGCTGATCAAGACGGTATGGGGCGGCGGCTACACGCTTGCGACAGAGGTGACGCGCTTGTGAAGCTGCCGTATCCTCGCAACCTTTCCGGCCAGCTTGCCCTTCTACTCGCTCTGGCGCTTTTCGCCGCGCAGGCGATCAATCTTGCGCTGGTCCTGCGCGAGCGGGCCAACTTTCGGCTGGCGCAGGCGACCCGCCCCGCCGCCGTTCGGATTGCCGATGCGCTCGATCATGCCATGGACCGACGAACGGCGCAGGAGCGCAGCCGGGTCCGGCGGCGCGATACCAATCCCATCCCGAGCGATCTGGAACGCATGCCGATGATCGCGGCCGAGCTTCGTACGCAGTTGGCCGAACTGGGGATCTCCGCCGGCCGGATCGATACCGGCATTCGTCTGCGCATTCATGAACCCAAACACCGTGGAGACCGGCTGATCGGGCGGCATAATGATACGCTGCTGATCGCCGTTCAGCTCGCCGACGGATCCTGGATCACCACCAACGCGCCATGGCCGCGGCGAGACAATCGAATCCTATGGGCATTGCTGTCCCAGACGCTGATCATTTACATCCTGATTTTGCTGCCCGTTCTGTGGATTACCCGCCGGATTTCCCGTCCGCTGCGAGGACTGGCCGGTGCAGCGCGCTCCTTTGCGCCCCGCAAGGAATTGCCACCCCTCCCTGTTGAGGGGCCGAGCGACGTGCGCGACGTGATTGTCGCGTTCAACGGCCTCGCGCAGCGCGTCACGGCTATGCTGGACGAAAAGGATCGCATGCTCGGCGCGATCGGCCATGATCTTCGCACGCCGTTGGCCGCGCTGAGGGTGCGCATCGAGTCCGTCGAGGACGAGCAGGACCGCGCGCGCATGGCAGACACGATCGCGGAAATGAGCCGCACGCTCGACGACATCCTCTCCCTTGCGCGCCTGGGCCGCCCGAGCGAACCCGTCACAGAAGTCGATCTTAACGCGCTGGTGGATGCCGTGGTGGACGATTTCCACGACCTTGGCGCGGAGGTTCTCTTCGAAGCGGATGCGCGACTGCGGATGCACCTGCGGCCGACGCTGTTCCGGCGCGCCGTGCGAAACCTGATCGAGAATGCGATCAAATATGCCGGCTCGGCCGAGGTAACGATCCTGCGCGAGCCAACGACCATCCGCGTTTGCGTCGCCGATCGTGGTCCAGGAATACCGGAAGACGGGTTGGTGAAGGTTTTCGATCCCTTCACGCGCCTTGAGACTTCCCGAAATCGGGAAACTGGCGGTATCGGCCTTGGGCTGGCACTGGCGCAGGCGATCGTTCAGGATGCGGGCGGTACGATCACCCTGGCCAATCGCCCCGGAGGCGGATTGGTGGCAACCATCGCCCTTCCCACAGGCGCGACCGCGCAGGGCTGATCGGTACCAGCGGGAACGTACACATGATCCGCGTGCGGGCTTGCCTCCTGATCGATGTGCGGCAAAGAGCACCCGCGAGGGAGCCACGCACATGTCCATCCAATCCGACCGCTGGATTCGCGAGCAGGCGCTTGCGCACGGCATGATCGAACCGTTCGTGGAGGCCCAGCGGCGCGACGGCTGCATCAGCTATGGTCTCAGCTCCTACGGCTATGACGCTAGAGTCGCTGATGAATTCAAGATCTTTACCAACGTCGATTCTGCGACGGTCGATCCCAAGGACTTCGCTGCCAACAGCTTTGTCGATCGCAAGACCGACGTGTGCATCATCCCACCCAATAGCTTCGCACTCGCCCGCACGGTGGAATATTTCCGCGTTCCGCGTGACGTGCTGGTGATATGCCTTGGCAAGTCCACGTACGCGCGTTGCGGCATCATCG comes from the Sphingomonas sp. OV641 genome and includes:
- a CDS encoding EF-hand domain-containing protein; amino-acid sequence: MKRLLIAAALSATTLAGVAVAQNPAPSAAMAKRGPAAADTNGDGIVTRTEASAAADALFARFDANRDGKISADERRGRRGADAPDMTQQQFRERAMKRFDLADANKDGRIDQAERQNMRGKRGDHRRGGIMHHGGGKGGMGMMMRADANRDGILTKAEATAAAAAMFDRADTNKDGRIDQAEQEAARAQMKNRMGARPNPAAVK
- a CDS encoding response regulator, producing MVDTPHLLLVDDERSIREPLAQYLTKQGFRVTQVGDAEAARTRLGAYAIDLVVLDIMMPGEDGLSLCRYIRATSDTPVILLTARTEETDRIVGLEMGADDYMVKPFSPRELAARIKVVLRRLQAGGTRQHAPDAEAYAFAGWILKTGERTLVDQEGVAVPLSTGEFNLLHALVTRPRQVLTRDQLLDLTQGREAAAFDRAIDNQVSRLRKKIETDVKNPQLIKTVWGGGYTLATEVTRL
- a CDS encoding ATP-binding protein, which codes for MKLPYPRNLSGQLALLLALALFAAQAINLALVLRERANFRLAQATRPAAVRIADALDHAMDRRTAQERSRVRRRDTNPIPSDLERMPMIAAELRTQLAELGISAGRIDTGIRLRIHEPKHRGDRLIGRHNDTLLIAVQLADGSWITTNAPWPRRDNRILWALLSQTLIIYILILLPVLWITRRISRPLRGLAGAARSFAPRKELPPLPVEGPSDVRDVIVAFNGLAQRVTAMLDEKDRMLGAIGHDLRTPLAALRVRIESVEDEQDRARMADTIAEMSRTLDDILSLARLGRPSEPVTEVDLNALVDAVVDDFHDLGAEVLFEADARLRMHLRPTLFRRAVRNLIENAIKYAGSAEVTILREPTTIRVCVADRGPGIPEDGLVKVFDPFTRLETSRNRETGGIGLGLALAQAIVQDAGGTITLANRPGGGLVATIALPTGATAQG
- the dcd gene encoding dCTP deaminase translates to MSIQSDRWIREQALAHGMIEPFVEAQRRDGCISYGLSSYGYDARVADEFKIFTNVDSATVDPKDFAANSFVDRKTDVCIIPPNSFALARTVEYFRVPRDVLVICLGKSTYARCGIIVNVTPLEPGWEGHVTLEFSNTTPLPAKIYANEGACQFLFLQGNEPCETSYADRAGKYMGQLGVTLPRL